In Halothermothrix orenii H 168, the sequence CAGGGTATTGGATTTATTATAATAGATAATGACTTGAATAATGCCTATGTAGTCGTTGAACCAAAGATTCCCCATAGGGAAGTTCAGCTGGATATAGATGAAATTATTGAATTTTTTGAGCCCGGGGGGAGTCTATCCCAATTCCTTAATGATTACGAGTACCGGGAGCAGCAACTGGAGGTTGTCCGGGAAGTAATAAATTCATTTAATAACCATGAATTTACGCTAATAGAAGCAGGGACCGGAACTGGTAAATCTTTTGCTTATCTGGTACCGGCCTTATTCTGGGCTAAAAAAAATGAGAAAACTGTAGTGGTCTCTACCAATACTATAAATTTACAGGAACAATTAATCTATAAGGATTTAGTACTATTGAAAAAAGCCCTTTCCTTTGATTTCAAAGCGGTTATGGTTAAGGGGAGGAGTAATTATATTTGCAAAAGGAAGATAAAACACCTTGAACAGGAATTAAATAATTATTTTGATGATGACCCTGAAAAACAGGTTCAGTTTTATAAAGTACTGGACTGGCTTGAGGAAAGTAAGTCTGGTAGTAAATCTGAATTAAATTTTGTAGTTGATAATGAAATATGGAATGAAATTGCTTCAGAAACAGATTTATGCTTACGGACAAATTGTCCCTTTTTTGATACCTGCTATTTCATGAAAGCAAGGAAAGAAGTTTTTAGTGCAGACATTCTTATTGTAAACCACCATCTTCTTCTGTCAGATATCATGTTGAAGAGTGAATATAGTGAAAGGGATGGAGGAATATTACCCCGGTATAGTAATTTGATTATTGACGAGGCCCATAATTTTGATGAAATAGCAAGTAGACATCTGGGACGTCCTTTTTATTATAAATTGTTACACAAATACTTAAACAAAGTATACTACCCCAAAAATAGATTGTCTTTGATTCCCAGGATTAGAAACAGGTTTAGTGCTACTAATTTAAAAAACAAAAAAGAAGTACTTAAAATTATAGATACTGAAATTGTTCCCCAGGTAAAGAGGGTAGAAGAGCAGAGCCATGAATATTTCCAGAAGTTAAATGAGTTTGTTAATCAAGATGGAGAGGGAGTTATAAGACTCACCCAGGATATAATTGAGGGAGAAGCATATAGTAAGATTGTCGATAGTGGGGATACATTACTTGGTAATTTAAATAATCTCGGCATTTATTTGAATAACCTTTATGAAGAATTTATGACCCTCAATTCATCCGATATCAGTAATTTTGAAGAATTAATTATTGAATTGGAGGCTTATATTAATAGATGTCAGCATTTTGCAAAATCACTGGAGTTTAATATAAAAGCAGAGGAAGAAAATTATGTTTTCTGGATTGAGAAGGATTATAATCTTAATGTTAAACAGGAAAATGCCCCCCTTAAGGTTTCAAATATAATAGATAAGATCTTGTGGGAAACCATGGATAATGTAATATTGACGTCGGCAACATTAACGGTAAATGATAATTTTAATTACTTTAAGACAATTCTTGGGATCAATAAATGTAGTCAGTTGAAGATAGAATCACCTTTTAATTATAGTGAGCAGGCTACTTTAATTATTTCTGATGATATACCTCCGGCTAATTCTAAAAAGTATTTACCGGTGGCTACCGATATATTAAAAGAAATGCTACTTTTACTGAGGGGTTCAACGCTGGTTTTATTTACATCCTATAGCATGTTGAACTATTGTACGAAAAAAATTGAGCCTGTATTAAAAGATGACGGTATCGTTATTCTGCCCCAGGGCCGATATCCCCGAAAGTATATTTTAGAAACTTTTAAAGCCAACAGTAACCAGGTAATTTTTGGGACCATGAGTTTCTGGGAAGGTGTTGATATTAAAGGTGATGATCTGAGATATCTGGTAATGATGAAATTACCTTTTCCTGTACCCACTGAACCTGTCTCTGCTGCCAGAATGGAACAACTTAAGGAGGAAGGTAAAAACCCTTTCACTAATTTTAGTTTACCTAATGCTGTAATCAGGTTTAAACAGGGTTTTGGCCGTCTGATCAGGTCCAGTAAGGATACAGGGAAGATTATATGTCTTGATAGTAGAATTAAAACAAAATCTTATGGACGAGTATTCTTGAATTCAATCCCGTCAGGTTGTCCAGTAAAAGTAATGGATAAAACAGTATTATTACAGGAATTGCATAATTCAAAGGATAAATAATATTAAATAAAGGATAATTGGGGAGGTTAGTATGAGTATTAATAATAAATATAAGAAATATTGTCTGATTTCAATACTGACATTAGTTTTGTTAATATCGTTAACTTTAATTTCCACAGCCGGTCCTAAATTCACCCTGATTT encodes:
- a CDS encoding helicase C-terminal domain-containing protein; amino-acid sequence: MTVEELFAKSIITNIRHDIQEAGGQEIYLIGDIDVDTGKIMDYTLLARGNLKMVPAIISDLKPGQVIVHNHPSSDLTPSAADIRIASRMGNQGIGFIIIDNDLNNAYVVVEPKIPHREVQLDIDEIIEFFEPGGSLSQFLNDYEYREQQLEVVREVINSFNNHEFTLIEAGTGTGKSFAYLVPALFWAKKNEKTVVVSTNTINLQEQLIYKDLVLLKKALSFDFKAVMVKGRSNYICKRKIKHLEQELNNYFDDDPEKQVQFYKVLDWLEESKSGSKSELNFVVDNEIWNEIASETDLCLRTNCPFFDTCYFMKARKEVFSADILIVNHHLLLSDIMLKSEYSERDGGILPRYSNLIIDEAHNFDEIASRHLGRPFYYKLLHKYLNKVYYPKNRLSLIPRIRNRFSATNLKNKKEVLKIIDTEIVPQVKRVEEQSHEYFQKLNEFVNQDGEGVIRLTQDIIEGEAYSKIVDSGDTLLGNLNNLGIYLNNLYEEFMTLNSSDISNFEELIIELEAYINRCQHFAKSLEFNIKAEEENYVFWIEKDYNLNVKQENAPLKVSNIIDKILWETMDNVILTSATLTVNDNFNYFKTILGINKCSQLKIESPFNYSEQATLIISDDIPPANSKKYLPVATDILKEMLLLLRGSTLVLFTSYSMLNYCTKKIEPVLKDDGIVILPQGRYPRKYILETFKANSNQVIFGTMSFWEGVDIKGDDLRYLVMMKLPFPVPTEPVSAARMEQLKEEGKNPFTNFSLPNAVIRFKQGFGRLIRSSKDTGKIICLDSRIKTKSYGRVFLNSIPSGCPVKVMDKTVLLQELHNSKDK